In Sphaerodactylus townsendi isolate TG3544 linkage group LG13, MPM_Stown_v2.3, whole genome shotgun sequence, one DNA window encodes the following:
- the ISG15 gene encoding ubiquitin-like protein ISG15: MALSLNVKLLTGQMYSLSIHPSETIWDLKIKIAQKSGVPPYQQKLACQDNGHIDLQDKAQLSQFGLKSGDTIMLVVKNEEAITIFVRNDRGRTSPYQVLPSEKVADFKVRVQRQENIRAEQFWLTYDGRPLENDNQLSDYNIAPHGTIFLNMRLRGGCIGQVSLLSLALCFSDF; this comes from the exons ATG GCCTTGTCTTTGAATGTGAAGCTGCTGACAGGACAGATGTATTCCCTGAGCATCCACCCAAGTGAAACCATCTGGGATCTCAAAATAAAAATTGCCCAGAAATCAGGGGTGCCACCGTATCAGCAGAAACTGGCATGCCAGGACAACGGTCATATCGACCTGCAGGATAAGGCCCAGCTGTCTCAGTTTGGGCTGAAATCTGGAGATACCATCATGTTGGTGGTAAAAAATGAAGAGGCCATTACCATCTTCGTGAGGAATGACAGAGGCAGAACCAGCCCGTACCAGGTTCTTCCTTCGGAGAAGGTGGCTGACTTCAAAGTCCGGGTTCAGCGACAAGAGAACATCCGGGCAGAACAGTTCTGGCTGACTTATGATGGGAGGCCTTTGGAAAATGACAATCAACTGTCAGATTACAACATTGCCCCGCACGGCACCATCTTCTTGAACATGCGTCTGCGGGGTGGCTGCATTGGCCAAGTATCCCTCCTGAGCTTAGCTCTGtgtttttctgatttttaa
- the LOC125442469 gene encoding 2'-5'-oligoadenylate synthase 3-like, whose amino-acid sequence MFSSSVAPPMDLYGTPTRNLHDFVVVHLQPNQEFLTQARQAINLICTFLKENCFKDAASPRPRVLKVVKGGSFGKGTALRGRSDADLVVFLSNFKQYKDQLLNRKEMIQEIERRLREFKNEENNIDVQFEVSKRQNPRVLSFTLSSGFLRDSIEFDVLPAFDALGHYIKGTMPDPQVYIDLIKSHRPGEFSTCFTELQRDFIKDQPTKVKSLIRLLKHWYKKYVYLEKAQLRTGESLPPKYALELLAVYAWEKGSGQTDFDMAEGFQTVLLLLQQYKQICVFWTKFYDFKNETLALYLRNQLKKPRPVILDPADPTGIVGEGSRWDLLAEAAKKCPHQQGCLSHWNVPMAKVEEQSYCTILLPLKTAQKLQLIQNVSAQLLKETEFQDRGQLGAQSGAKAQNPPGSIGASSARVSSSAAAPMDLYETPARNLQDFVIGHLQPKQEFLAQAGKAIDLICTFLRENCFKDAAPPRPRILKVVKGGSLGKGTALKGCSDANLVVFLTNFKQYKDQEVNRKEMIEEIERRFREFQNKENNIDLQFELSERPNPHGLSFTLSSCFLGDSIEFDVLPAFDALGQYKKGTMPDPQVYIDLIKSSSSHPTGEFSTCYTELQRDFIAGQPTKLKSLIRLLKHWYKEYVHPYKAQLRKGESLPPKYALELLAVYAWEQGSGETDFDMAEGFRTVLLLLQQYRQICICWTKFYDFKNETLALYLRNQLRKPRPVILDPADPTGIVGEGSRWDLLAEEAKNCSAQKCCLPHWNVPMTKEEEQSYCTIL is encoded by the exons GCAGCCCAACCAGGAGTTCTTGACCCAAGCGCGCCAGGCCATCAACCTCATCTGCACCTTCCTGAAGGAGAACTGCTTCAAAGATGCCGCTTCGCCCCGGCCCCGGGTCCTCAAGGTGGTCAAG GGAGGCTCATTTGGAAAAGGCACGGCTCTAAGAGGGCGCTCAGATGCCGATCTTGTGGTGTTTCTTAGCAACTTCAAGCAGTACAAGGACCAGTTGTTAAACCGGAAGGAGATGATCCAGGAGATTGAGAGGAGACTCAGAGAATTCAAAAACGAAGAAAATAATATAGATGTACAATTTGAAGTATCTAAGCGGCAAAATCCACGAGTGCTCAGCTTCACACTCTCTTCTGGCTTCCTCAGGGATTCAATTGAGTTTGATGTGTTGCCAGCTTTTGATGCTCTCG GCCACTATATAAAAGGCACCATGCCTGATCCTCAGGTGTACATTGACTTGATCAAAAGCCATCGACCGGGTGAGTTCTCCACTTGCTTCACAGAGCTGCAGAGGGATTTCATCAAGGACCAACCAACTAAAGTGAAGAGTCTCATCCGCCTGCTGAAACACTGGTACAAAAAG TATGTCTATCTGGAGAAAGCACAGCTCCGAACAGGGGAGTCACTGCCCCCCAAGTATGCGCTGGAACTGCTGGCTGTCTATGCCTGGGAGAAAGGAAGTGGACAGACAGATTTCGATATGGCAGAAGGATTTCAGACAGTGTTGCTGCTCCTTCAGCAGTACAAGCAGATTTGTGTATTTTGGACCAAATTCTATGATTTTAAGAATGAGACTCTGGCGTTGTACTTACGTAACCAGCTCAAGAAACCCAG ACCAGTCATCCTGGACCCAGCCGATCCAACTGGGATTGTGGGCGAGGGAAGCCGTTGGGATCTGCTTGCAGAAGCAGCTAAAAAGTGCCCTCATCAGCAAGGCTGCCTCTCTCATTGGAATGTGCCG ATGGCCAAGGTGGAAGAGCAGTCCTATTGCACCATACT gctgcccttgaaaacagCTCAGAAACTTCAGTTAATACAAAATGTGTCTGCCCAGTTGCTGAAGGAAACTG AGTTCCAGGACCGGGGCCAGTTGGGTGCGCAGTCCGGGGCAAAGGCGCAGAACCCACCTGGATCCATAGGGGCTTCTTCG GCTCGGGTCTCCTCTAGCGCAGCTGCCCCCATGGACCTCTACGAGACCCCCGCCAGAAACCTGCAGGACTTCGTCATCGGCCACCTGCAGCCCAAGCAGGAGTTCTTGGCCCAAGCGGGCAAAGCCATCGACCTCATCTGCACCTTCCTGCGGGAGAACTGCTTCAAAGATGCCGCTCCGCCCCGGCCCCGGATCCTCAAGGTGGTCAAG GGAGGCTCATTAGGAAAAGGCACAGCTCTAAAAGGGTGCTCAGATGCCAACCTTGTGGTGTTTCTTACCAACTTCAAGCAATACAAGGACCAGGAGGTAAACCGGAAGGAGATGATTGAGGAGATTGAGAGGAGATTCAGAGAattccaaaacaaagaaaataatataGATCTACAATTTGAGCTGTCTGAGCGGCCAAACCCACATGGGCTCAGCTTCACACTCTCTTCTTGCTTCCTTGGGGATTCGATTGAGTTTGATGTGTTGCCAGCTTTTGATGCTCTCG GCCAGTACAAAAAAGGCACCATGCCTGATCCTCAGGTGTACATTGACTTgatcaaaagcagcagcagccatccaACGGGTGAGTTCTCCACTTGCTACACAGAGCTGCAGAGAGATTTTATTGCTGGTCAGCCAACTAAACTGAAGAGTCTCATCCGCCTGCTGAAACACTGGTACAAAGAG TACGTCCATCCGTACAAAGCACAACTCCGAAAAGGGGAGTCACTGCCCCCCAAGTATGCGCTGGAACTGCTGGCTGTCTATGCCTGGGAGCAAGGAAGTGGAGAGACGGATTTCGATATGGCAGAAGGATTTCGGACAGTGTTGTTGCTCCTTCAGCAGTACAGGCAGATTTGTATATGTTGGACCAAATTCTATGATTTTAAGAATGAGACTCTGGCGTTGTACTTACGCAACCAGCTCAGGAAGCCCAG ACCAGTCATCCTGGACCCAGCCGATCCAACTGGGATTGTGGGCGAGGGAAGCCGTTGGGATCTGCTTGCAGAAGAAGCTAAAAATTGCTCTGCTCAGAAGTGCTGCCTCCCTCATTGGAATGTGCCG ATGACCAAGGAGGAAGAGCAGTCCTATTGCACCATACTGTGA